Genomic segment of Planctomycetaceae bacterium:
CTTTCAAAATTGGACGCACTTCCGTTTCGAACACCGGCGTCGGCTCCTGCGCTTCAGCATTGCCTGAAGCAGGCACCAGGGTCACCAGAAAACAAGCGAAAGAACGAAACGCGACGTGCAGCAAAGCTGAGTATCGATAGAGCGGCATGGTTTGGACCATTTTGCGCTAGCGGCATTAAGATTGAGGCGGGACAATTCAGACCAGTGCCAGACAATCATTCACATCGTTCAGTTCCTGAACGATCGTCGAGTCAATTGAGCAGGCTTCAGGCTGAAGTGGAGGCAAGGGGATCCCTTGATTCAGGTGGGAGCGGCGCTCGCCGCTGACCATACTTTAGCCGATGTTCTGGGTTCAGCAACGACCAAAACCCGGATCAGCCCGACTCGAACCAGTTAATTTGCAATTATCGAAATCTCCTCAAAAAGCTGACTTGTGCCGAAATTCGCCAGACCTGCGTAATCGGCACACACACACCGTGAATGCCCTGTGGCCCGGCCCTCTGCTTCAACTGCGTTGTGACCAGGCGCAGGAATCGTCACAATGACGCTGATGGCGGGAGGCGCCTTCACATGGGATGATTGAACCTCAGGATATCCAGCGAAATGCTTCTCACCATCCGGGCTTAATGTGCGTAGATCTATAAACCGGAACATTGCTGCACCCTCGCGGGCTTTCCTTCTCAGGGATGATGCTCCGGATATGCAGATCCAGTTGTCAATGATGCTTTTTTTTCTGACGTGAATTCCGACCAACAATGTCAAGCGGGTTTCTGCAGGAGCGTGTGACAGGAAGTCCAGCCGCTCCTGTTGTATCCCCGGTCCGAACGGGACCACCGAACCGTAGACACCCAGTTTGTTACCCAATGAGTTAAGCACCACTGGACATGGCAGAACGCAGAATTGGCCCATTTCTGATCGAAAAGCAGCTCGGCGCGGGAGGCATGGGAATCGTCTACCTCGCAACATACGAGCCGGCGGGCAAAAAGGTTGCACTCAAGGTACTGACGCCAGCGCTGTCTTCTGACGCCAAACTGCTCAAAAGATTTGAACGCGAAATTGACATTCTGAAGAAGATGAGTCACCCGAACATCGTCAAGTACTACGGCGGGGGTACCAAAGACGGCCAGCGATACTATGCAATGGAATTTGTCGACGGAGGTTCACTCCAGGACGTCCTGAAGAAACGCGGACGGCTCAATGTCGAGCAAACGATTCAGGTCGGTCGACAACTCTGTGCAGCACTCGAACACGCTCACAACGCGGGGATTATCCATCGCGATCTGAAGCCGGCAAATCTGTTCATCAGTCGCAAGGGAAGACTCAAGCTGGGAGACTTTGGCATCGCCCGTGATACCGAAGCCACCGCACTCACTGCCGCAGGTAAAACGGTTGGCACGTATGCCTACATGGCTCCCGAACAGATTCACGGTAACGCCCCCATATCAAGAAAAACCGACCTGTACGCAACCGGCTGCCTTCTCTACGAAATCCTGACTGGGGAGACTCCGTTTCTGGCAGACAATCCGGCAGAAATGCTGATCCAACATCTGAATGACGACCCGCACAACGTACGAGAGTTCAATAAAGACTGCCCCATCTGGCTGGACGAACTCATCGATCGAATGCTGTCGAAGAACCCGGACGAACGACCGTACGATGCACTCGCTGTGCATACGGAACTCAGCGAGATGCTGCGCAAGTTGACGCATTCAGAGGCCGTTGCTTCGACCATGCCACGGTCTTTCATGGCGAGCGATATGCAGGACAACATCGACACGGTGATCGTCGGTCAATCAACGATCGCCGCAGCGACCGAATCTGCCACCGACAAACCCAGGAAGAAGAAAAAGAAGAAGCGTGATCAGAGTCCATTTTACGAGAGAACCTGGTTTCTGCTCACGTGCCTCGGGCTGTTGATTGGCGGCGCCGTCTGGTTTTCTCTGCCACCAGGCGAAGAGACGCTTTACGAACTGTGCAGGCAGACCTGGCAAAGCAACGAAACAATGGTCCGCCGGGACGGCCGTCAGAATCACATGCTTTCCTATCTGGAACGATTTCCTGAAGGCACCCATGCTTCCGAAATTCAACAGTGGGCGAACGAGATCGCCGCAGACACCTACGAACAAAAAAGGAATCCGCAAAAGGAACACGATTTTGAAATCGCCTACTGGGAAGCAAGGGAGAAAGAAGACGAAATCACAGATTCAAAGAAGGGAAATCTGCTCGAACCCCTGCTGATGTATCACGCCGTCGTGAAAGCGACGGAGAACAATTCGGACGCCATCATCGTAAATATCGCGGCCAACCGGCGAGTCGCACAACTTCGCGAGCAACTACTCGACTCCCCCGATCGCACGGCAACGATTCGACAGTATTTGCTTCACGCAGAATTGATGCAGAAAGAAGGCAATCCCAGCGCAGCGGCTTTCATATGGTTTCATTTTCGTGAGGTCTTCTATGGCGTTCGGGAAGTTGAAGAGTTTTATCTTTACGCCCGAGATCGCAGCCACGGGAAAACCAGCGAAGTGCCAAACCCGCCCGCCCCGCCTTCTAACCTGAAGGACATCCCGCTCTCTTCCGGCAATGATCCCGAAGAATCATCCGGGAACCAGGACATTCGGTAGCAATCAGACTTTCCGCACGCTCAGCGAAAGGCCCCGTTCCGGCAAGCCCGGTTTTCCCAAACCGAACCATTGAGATAAAACGCCTGTCTCCCTTTGGTACATCACTTGAGATTCACTCCAAAATCGATAACATTCCGCTCCGGAGCGTCTCGGCAAATGCCGAAACTCCAAACGGAATGTCTCTCTTCGGGAGACTTCCTGTCTCGTTTTGCATCCGTAGCTCAATTGGATAGAGCGTCGGTCTTCGGAACCGAAGGTTCCAGGTTCGAGCCCTGGCGGGTGTACTCTAGGCGTAAGGGCGATGGTCCTTACGCCTTTTTTGTTTAAGTGACCGCCCGAACGCCGTGGTCTCGGCCAAGATTCCATACGGCGCCCGGACAGCCAAGGCCCATTGTACCCGCGAGGTTAGTTGAACGGGAAGGTACTCCGGTGAGCAAAGAAGAATCTGAGCCGACTCCAAAGATGAACGAACAGGTCAATCGGATTTTTTATGAGGTTGCGGGTGTAACAGCTCTTGGGCAACGCCAAGACGCTTTTTTGTCGGTCGAATCACTAATTCAGGCTGGACAGTCAGATCCAGATCGAACGGAGGCTTCGGAAGAAGGCTGATTTCGCGGCGACGTAATGGGCCCGCTGATGGTTGCAGCCATCAACGGGCGGGTTCTGAAGGCCCACTACCTTTCACGGAGGAATTATGGAACCAACAGATTTGCAGATCTGCGAGCGGATACTCGCAAACCTCGTTCAGCTAGCACAGGAAATCGATGATGAATTGAAGGGCCGGAAATTATCCCTCAATGAATCCTTCAAGTCCTTCAAGAAACAGTTGGAAGCGGTATGGAAGCCACTCAGGGCAGACAAAATTGACGATCTGTATCTCACTCCCGCAGTTGCAGAGGCTATCGCTCACCTCAACGGCGAAAGCGGAATTGTTAGGTCCCGTTGGGCTTTAGAAGAAGCCTTGGAAGAGGTTCGCGACGAACTGAAACGACTCGGGTATTTACTCGACCGAAATTAGCTTTGAAATATCGACAACCAACACGCGATAGTGTAATCTGGAGAGTACAATTGTCGAAGCCTAAACCCACAAAGCAGGACGAAACCGTGGACAACTTCCTTCAGTTCATCCGTGATTACTTCGACGAGCCAACGGCCAAACCGAAGATGACGGTTGCAAGAGAAGCAGGAATCTCCCGGGTCTATCTTCACGACCTTATCGAGGGAAATAAAACCGACCCATCACTGGCGGTTTCGATCCGTATTGCCAGGGCCATGGGAACAACGCTGGAAAAAATCCTAAGGGACAGTGTAATCCACAGTTGACAGCGTTCTCTCTGGAGAACTATAACCCGCCCCGCCACGACGGCGGGTGTTTGAAACATGTTCAGCCCGCCGAACCGTGACAGGATCGGCGGGCTGTTTTCGTTTCACGTCAGCAAGAAGCCGCACGAGTCACTCGCCTCAACCGATGCCGATCCTTTTTCGCCAGTGACGCCCTTTACTTCTTCGGGGTGGTCTGGTGGTTCGGAACCACGGCTGGCGATGCCAAGACTGCAGGCGGTCGGATAAGAGCAGCTGCTGAGCAACATTGCTTTGTGAATCCTCCGACCATGTTTCTGATTGCGACGCCCTCGTCGCAGTTGCCCCCGATATGGACATCAGCGTTTTCACCCGGACTGGAAAACCGCCTTTCTGGGGGAAGATTCGCCCGATTTGAACGGAGTATGCGGGAAGTGTTGACTGTGTCTCGGCCCCACATCGCTTCGCCAGCCTTTAACTATCGACGACCAGGTCGACCCGCCGAACCAGTTGTTCGACGCGTCCGTGACGACCGACCGACAAATCGCTTTGACGGTCTGGAAAGTCGTTTCTCTTTCGGCGAACCAGCGCTGGCAAGTGTTGACGGCGTCGGTCCCTCCGGAAACGTTCAGCGTCAACGCGGCCAGAATCGTGGCCGAATTCATTGGTCGGATTCGCCGAGCTCAAACGACGCCGGCGGGTTCCGGGACTGTCGCGATTTTGCATAGCGAACGCGACGCCGTGTTGCTGTTTTCCGAAGCTGCCAATCTGCTTTGGTTATCTCGTTTCGTGGCGGACGTTGCCGCCTGATGTGTTCCGCGCCGATCCCCGGTGCAATCCTTTGTGAATGGAGTCGCAAACCATGTTAGTACTGAACAGGAAACAATTCGAAACGATTCATATCGGCGACGACGTCGTGATTCGAATTCAGGCCATCAAGGGAAGTTCGGTCCGTGTTGCCATCGAAGCGCCGCCGACGGTTCGGATCGTTCGTGGTGAATTGACAGTGTCGATGCCTCAACCTCAATTGACGAAAGCAGAATCATGAAAGTCTATGAACTCATAACAGAACTCTTGAAAGTGCCCGCGGTCCGCCCACTGCGATCAGTAGTGGAGCCTTTCGAGTTTCTGGCGGAAGAATTGCGGCCATGATTCGTCAAATTGCTATTCAGTCTTGTCTGGTTCGGATTCTGTTGGCGTTTCTACGAAGTTGCTGCGAACTGCTACAAGTAACCAACCGGCAAGATTTCCGGTCGCGTATTTATACCGTGGGTGGTTGAAGCAGCCAGTATCGTGGGATGTGTT
This window contains:
- a CDS encoding carbon storage regulator codes for the protein MLVLNRKQFETIHIGDDVVIRIQAIKGSSVRVAIEAPPTVRIVRGELTVSMPQPQLTKAES
- a CDS encoding serine/threonine-protein kinase, yielding MAERRIGPFLIEKQLGAGGMGIVYLATYEPAGKKVALKVLTPALSSDAKLLKRFEREIDILKKMSHPNIVKYYGGGTKDGQRYYAMEFVDGGSLQDVLKKRGRLNVEQTIQVGRQLCAALEHAHNAGIIHRDLKPANLFISRKGRLKLGDFGIARDTEATALTAAGKTVGTYAYMAPEQIHGNAPISRKTDLYATGCLLYEILTGETPFLADNPAEMLIQHLNDDPHNVREFNKDCPIWLDELIDRMLSKNPDERPYDALAVHTELSEMLRKLTHSEAVASTMPRSFMASDMQDNIDTVIVGQSTIAAATESATDKPRKKKKKKRDQSPFYERTWFLLTCLGLLIGGAVWFSLPPGEETLYELCRQTWQSNETMVRRDGRQNHMLSYLERFPEGTHASEIQQWANEIAADTYEQKRNPQKEHDFEIAYWEAREKEDEITDSKKGNLLEPLLMYHAVVKATENNSDAIIVNIAANRRVAQLREQLLDSPDRTATIRQYLLHAELMQKEGNPSAAAFIWFHFREVFYGVREVEEFYLYARDRSHGKTSEVPNPPAPPSNLKDIPLSSGNDPEESSGNQDIR
- a CDS encoding helix-turn-helix transcriptional regulator encodes the protein MSKPKPTKQDETVDNFLQFIRDYFDEPTAKPKMTVAREAGISRVYLHDLIEGNKTDPSLAVSIRIARAMGTTLEKILRDSVIHS